TCACTCTCAGTTGCACATAACTCTGACCAGTTGCACAAAAATCCAGGGATAACTCAGGGATCAACCCCTCAAATCCACTGCAATGAGGCACTCAAGATTGGCAGCAGCGGCCACCAGGGCCAGCTCTGGTCCTCAGATTGGATGCTGCTTGAAGCCACTCAGTTGAAGTTCAGTACTCACGATTCTGACTAGAGGTGGTCCGTGCAGCGCCTGATGCTGTTGCTGCAATTGCGAAAGCATAGGGATTCATGACTTCTGCTGATGTCTTAAAGAATGCTCAACCACTGCTTTCTGCAGAGGATCTAGAAGGTGTGCCTGGTGGATTGCGGTGTGGCTGGACTACTGGTTTTGAGCCTATTTTAATATTGCTCTTCACCTGATACCTCTTAATTCTTATGGGCCTGGGGAGCCTCCCTTAAAACAACAAGCCTGTCATAATTACAACTCTTACATACTCAAATCTATGCATTGACAGGGGCTGCTCATCTCTTCAGATACACCCAAAAACTCGCGGGCCAGATTTCAATAGCTGGCATAATTGAGCAGTGATGATTAGCCAAATACGTTTGCGCAAACCGTTACTATAGTTAGTTGACAGCCCTGCCACTCATGTCCGAAGAAAAACTCAAAGCCTTGCTTGTCAAGATTCAAGCAGATGCAAACATTCAAGCCAGATTGTAAGAAGCCATGTCACCTGATGACCTTGTTACTATCGCCAAGGAATATGGACATAACTTCAGTTCGGAGCATATCGAGTAACTCAACCATTAAGACTTGGAAGCCATTCAAGGTGGTTTAAATCTTTGCGCCAGTATATTCTGAGGTTGACAAATTTCTTGAATCCCAAAACTCCAAAAACTGACGACGATGGCGAGATGTTGGAGATTAATGGTGTGGTGATAAAGGTGTTACCGCATTGGGTGGATGTACGGAATAAACGGATACTGAAAACTGTGCGTTTTTGTTGGGTCTATAGAAGGTGCGATTCGGCGGATGGTGTGACGTGATGAATCAATGGAAGTATTGAAGGGGGAAGCGAGGTTATGGCCTAATGCTGGGGTGTTAAAGGGCGTGAGTGATGAAACGGAAGACAAGGTGAGCAAGGCTGCTGCAGCGGTGTATTGAACTATTGGTGTTGATGAGATCCATGTGAGCCAACACAAACAGAGGAGGCGGGCGGCTGGAAGACCGACCGTTGCTATGGTTATTAAACAGTACTGATACCCATGTCAGAAGCACAACTCAAAGCTTTCCTTCAAAAAGTCAATGGCGATGCCAACATTCAGGAGAAACTAAAAGCGGCTAAATCGCCGGAGGAAGTTGTGAAAATCGCGGAAGAAACCGGTTATGAATTTACAGTTGATCAACTTTCAGCAAATGTATTATTGAGCGAGGACGAGTTGAAGGATGTGGCTGGTGGGTACACCTGCGGGAAAAATGGTCTACCCCCAATGACTGGCGTGGCAACAATGCCGTCAGGCTTCGTTGACGATTAATTGAGAACCTAAAGTGTCTCACTAATAGTACCTCAAGCACTTCAGTTTATCCCGCAAGTAATGAATTCAGCCTAAAAGCATCCATCAATCTCAAAAGCGCACAGACATGCTTCCAATACCAGTCACAAAGAAATGGTTAGCCCACAGCATATCGAGTAATCACTGAACATCTCCGACAGATTTCCTTGCACTATACTAATTGATAAAAACAACACCAGAACAACCAGCAAAGAGCAAAGGCGACACCAATTTTCAAGAGAAACTCAAAGTTGATGCTATTAATGAAGAAGTGGCTGCAATCTCTAACGAGGTTAAGTTGAGTAGCTGTATAAAAAAACCAGACACGTAGAATTAATCGGATCTATCAGTATTAGAAGAAAAACTGGAAGAAGCGGCTACATATACACTCGTATAATTGATTTTTTATTGACTCCCTCCATAACAACCACCAGAACGTTTTTGCAATGCCAATCCATAAAATTGGGCATTGGCACTAAAAAAGTCGTAATTGAATAAATTCTGCCGAAGCGGTCCTCGCACGGTCTCCGCAGCCTCAGGCAATTTTTATGTCTTCAATTGGCCACACAAGCCTGCAAATCAGCATTGAGCGCTTAGTACAATTGAACTATAACGCTTCAGCTGAACGTTGCTAAGGTCGGCAAAGAGTCGTCGTATCAATGTCAGAAGAACAACTCAAAGCTTTTCTAGAACAGGTGAAAGACAATGTTGATCTCAGAAAAAAAATTGAAGCAGCTAATAGTATTGACGCAATTGTCACAATTGCCAAGCAAACAGGATTCTTAATCACCGCAGAAGAAGTTAAGAGTGTACCAACTTTTTACAACGCGTTATCTCAACAGGAAATGGAAGGTACTACTGGCGGCGGCTCTTGTGGAGGTCTATTCTGCAATTCTCAAAATTACTCGAAGGAAGGCACCTCCTGCGGTGGTGCAGGGGGGATAGAGTCGTGCTTCAAAACTTCAGCTTGCTATTAACTCTCGAAAAGGGTTACTGATCGCGCAACAATCACAATTCCTTTAATTTGGAAAAGCCACGAACATCATTGATGATTGAAAGAAAAAACTCTGCACCCAATTATTAGCTTCTATCATTAGCTTCCACCAATTTACCTAGTTTACGCTAAGGAATGACACATAAAAAGAACGATCTAAAATAACTCAAGGCCTTGACAGACGTACCAAAACAACATTAATAGACGTCACTATCACCATCGACAAACACCTAAAATCTTGGATGTTTGGACGCAACAACAAAGCTCCATACCTTTTGCATAATTGTTCATTGCCGAAGCAATCCGCTGGATAAGCTTCTGTCGATACTTACAAGCAATCTACGCCCTATAAACAAACACGTCACAAACCTCTTGTATTCGAAAATTTCTGACCTACAACAGAAGCGATTACCTTGCCAAAAAAGGTAATAACATTTTCACTTTTTCACGACAATCTCACAATAAAAGCAGAAGAGTGTGCCAAAACATCAATTGAAAAGATTTGCCTGCAATGGAGAGACATTTGTTCATCAAAGCTTGATATAAATTAAGATGAATAATCTTTAGTCCAAGACGAGTCATATCCATCAATATCGGTTTTGGCACTGCAGTAATGGCAACAGTTCTTCCTTACTTTGAAAGATCTCTCTCTAAAAAAATGAGATTACTCGAGATATTCATCCTCAATCACGTGCTCGGACCGTAACAAATGAGCTCACTGCGGCTTGGACATTGACCGGACATGCTTCGAAAGCATCAAAACGCTCAGCAATCAAGAGAACAGGCAAAAACAGAAAAAAACACTAAGAGAAGCGATGGGAAGGGGATTTATGATCACAATAATAAATATTTGAAAGATTTCAGCCAATGTCTGAAGAACAACTTAAGGCGTTTTGGAATGCAGTACAGGCTGATGCTGGTCTCCAAAAACAATTGAGGAGCGCAGGCACTCCTGATGATCTCATCGAGCTTGCAAAAAATGCAGGGTACAAGGTCTCAGAGGCCGACTTGAAGCAAGCTCAAATCGATTTATCGGAGGAAGAGCTGGAACAGGGTGTTGCAGGGGGCCAGGCGGTCAACACTGGTGTCGGCTATTGCTGCAACTGTGGATGCACAATGCCACCACAATGCGGTCGTGTAGGCATAGGTGGCTTTGAGGGAGAGAAATAAAATATTGTTTCAATGTCCATTCAAGGCAGCATTAGAATCAAACTACACATAACGGGCTAATCCATTTCAATTGTAAGCAGCATAGTAAAGAACTTTTTAATAAGTAAATAAATACTTCCTTTGGGTCAATACTGGATATAAACAATTACTGCTCGTTTCCATTAGATAATTTGATTTCCACGCTTATAGCTATTACGTCACACAGTTCGCGATCAAACAAAATGCGGTTGCTGCCAGCAAAATGTTCTATAGCTGGCGTTGCCACAACAACCCCGAGACTGCCATAATCGAATCAGATACAATTTAATTAGATGTCAAACGAACAACTCAGGTCTTTTCTTTCCAAAGCCAAAACAGACGCATCGCTCCATAGCAAACTTCAGGGAGCGAAAAGCACTGAAGAGGTGATCGGCATCGCGAAAGAGTGTGGTCATGATTTTTCAGCTGACAGCATCGATCGAACTGAACTCAGTGATCAAGACCTAGAGGGAGTGTCTGGAGGAACAATTTCGGTGCTTGTCAAGGGTCGCGAAGAATGCGGGGGTTTCAATCCAAATAAATTGAAATAATAAGCGAATTATCAAACAACGTTGAACTTGACGTTATACAGTCACAGTGATTAACAATTTGCTCAAGAAGTGAATCACCACTTTTTGAGCCAATAAAATGGATTTATAACCAAAAGCTTTTTCCAGACCTTTTCATAGATTCAGCTTTCATTGCCAACATCATGCAGATTCAATTTGTAGCGAAATGGCAATCATTCATCATTATCTGGCGCCACAGTAAAGTTGCAATTTTACCCGCTTTTCAATTCAAAGAATCACTACCGCCCTGAGAGCATGAATTCTGCAACGGCAGGAACGCTGTAGGGATTCATCTTCGTCGCCCGCGCAAACAGCTCCGAATCGCCCGCCCCCAGCCCACAGGGAGCAAGATCCAGCGCTGTCGCTACCAGATAGAGCTGCTGCATGATTACGCCAGCATGCTTAAGGATCAGCGCATAAGGAATACCTTCATATTTCCAACTCACCCGGCCATAGCGGGCCGCCAGATGCACAAGCATGTCTGGCTTCTCTGAACTGCCTGAGGATCGGCAGGCCAGTTGCAGCAGCTGTTCACAGACAGTGTTCAGCCGATCAAGCCGCAGCAGCTGGTGAGCAAGGCTGTCGTATCGATAGAGACCTGGTTCCACCCCCTTGCAGCGGCGGATGGTGAGAAAGGCATCAATCTCCTGCAAAGCACCACCACAGGCCACAGGCCTAGAACCAGTCTCATAGGCCTTGGGCGTTTGCGCATAGGCCTGTGTCGACCTGCGAATGCGCAACGATGCCCAGAGCAGTCGGCCCAGCTGCTCAATGGTGATGGGCTCTTGACCCGGTTGACGAATTGAATCCCTGCGCTCCAGCACGTTGAAGAAACCAGGATCCGGCTCGTCGACATCCGGCCTCGGCAGGTCGATGCGATCGGCCAGGGGCATATCAGCCTGCAGTGGCGGCGCTGGCTCGACAGTCTCACCTGGAAACGTCGCCCCGATCAACTCCTGATGCCAGCCCTGCCTCGATCGGTGATGAAAGGCAAGATCTTCTCTTGACCAGCGCTGGCTGTCCGCATCGCGGTCACAGCTGAGCTGACCATCGTCATCAACAACACCCACCACTCCGGCGGTGAACAACAGCTCCAGCAGATCGTCACTGTGCTGCAGCAGATCATTCGGCAGGCAGGCTGTCCAGTCTTGGGACGGCAAAGGTGCTGCGAGATCCCAGATCAGCGAAGTCAGTCGACGATCCTGCAACAGCAAACGGCTACCACGCAGTGGCACCTCAAGCTGCAGACCGTGACGAGTTGGCGTGATCTGAAGATGCTTTGACCACATCATCCTGAAGAGATCAGCGGGAGGATGCTGACGCTTCAGTTGGGCGCAAGAGGGCTCAAGGATCAGGACAGGCATCTGGTTGGCAAAGACTGAAAGGCTGATCCAACCCCGTTGCTCCAGCTGGAGAATCTGGATGAACTGATCCAGGGAACTCTCCTGCATCAGCTCTCCCAGCACTCCACCACCCGCACCAAGCCACTCCAGCAAATCCTGCAGGGATTCCGATTCATGGCTGCAGCGCAAACATCGAAACCCTCTGTCGAGCAGGAGAAGATCAGCTCCATCACGCTGTCGCTCGACGCCCTGCTTCAGTTTTAGGAGCAGGGTCATCTCAAATAAACATGGGCATGGGGTTGAGTTCCTCTTCGCGCAGAGGACGATCCAGCAAGCCAAGCTGCACGGGCACGTCATAGAGGCGTCCAGGAGCAAAACGAGCCCAGAAATGCCGTAAACCAGGGACCACCACCTTCACCACCGGCAGGCCTACCAATGGCCTGGTCTGATTCAGCACCAGCACCTCCAGTCCCTTGGCCTCGAGACAACGGCAACAGTGCTGGATGTCCAGTAAGAGATCACCGCTGTGATGATCGCGGAGCTGATCAGGGCGCCGCAGCGGCTGATCCGGATCGGGCTGAAGGTAACGCTGGTTCGCCAGCGTCGCCGTTTTCAGCCACTGAAGCGTCTCGCCATCACCGAGAGCGTCATCAGCGCTGTCGAGATCCGCATCGGCGATGCCGAGCATCTGGTTCATCTCGGCCAGCGAACGTTGCACAGCCATGCGTGGATCAACATGGCAGCCAAAACCAAATAAAATACGCTCGGTTTCACCTTCCACGAGACGCGACAGAGCCACCACGCAGCTAATCCCAAGGTCAGCAGTGATATCCAGTGCCCAGACCTCGCGGCCGTTGGAGCGATACTCCTCGATCAGATCCATGATCCAGCGATCGCCGGATTCGATCAGGTCAATTCCTGGCCGCTGCAGGCGGTTGTACCACCAGATGGCAATGGAATCTCGCTCCACCACCTCCAGCAGACCCTGAAGAACCGCTTCCTCCAGCGTGTTACCCGCGGCGTTGCCGTTGGAGCATCCCATGGCGATCCATGGCTCATCTGAATCATGGCGACCCATCACCAGCAGTTGACTGGGGAGATAACAACGACGCTCCTGACTGAGCGACCAGATCGGCGTCCAGTCGACATCCAGGTCAGGATCAAGCGGTTCAGTCACCCTGTTGAAGCGGCTGCCGAGGGCGTTCAGACGCTCCCTCTGAGCGAACTGCCGTTCACTGAGTCTCATCACCGTATTGGGGTGAATCACAGCGTCGCCATAGCGTTCACGCATGGCGTGGTAGCTGCCTCGCTCACGCACAATGCCTGGATGGTTTTCACCGCTGTAACGCTCGAGCGCTTCACCAAGAGCACTGGCGCGGGCCTGAAGTTCCGTCGCCCCTTTGCCAGCGGCGCAACTGCGCAGGTTGCGGCGAAGATCGTCCAGTGTCTCAATCTGCTGAGCGCTGTTCCGCCCAGCCACCACCACGTGGGCAGAGATCAGCGGACTGTCAACGGGGCGCAGTTCCGACACGATGCCTGTGATCGGACTGATCAACGAATCGAAACGCGCCAACGTCTCCGCTGGTGAGACATGGCGATGGCCACCGTCCTCTTGGAAGCGCACTTCACAGGACTGGAGATGCACCGGCTGAAAGTGTGGATTCGACGGCTCGCCACAGACATCACAGCAAGGGTCAACCACCAGTGCATGCGATCGGCTGTTGTAAGTGGCGAGATCGAAACTGATCACCTGACCAGCAGTTGCCGGAGACGCAGCCGCCAGAATTCGGCCCACTTCAAGAGCAGCCAGTCTTGCCATCAGAGCAACCGCACCCGGTGCTATCGACGGCGGTGGCGTCAGACGATCCGAATCTTTTCTGAGACTGCTGGCGAACCGTTCAACACTGGACTGACGCCTCAGCAACCGGCTGAGGCAGGCCTGACAACCGGGGTGTTCGGGATCGAAGGATGGACCCAGCCAGAGCTCGCGTCCACGGGGACGCATCAACAACCACCTTCGACCTGTCTTGTGAAACTGCGTATTGAGGTGATCCAGGTCGGAATTGAGGTAGTGATCGCTCACCACAACCACCAGATCAGCATCGGAGTGATCGGGGATGACCTGTAGACCTGTGTCAGCAAGAGCCTGCTTCAGCACCTGAGTCACAGCTTCATCCCAACCGCTGCCAAGCAGGTGAAGGGCAACCTTCGATGCGCGGATGAGCCTCACCGCCTGCTCGGGATCCACGCCAAGCTCCGACCAGAACGCTGCCTCAGCCGAAGTGAGCGTCGAGATCCCCTCACAGAGGTAGCCCTTCGCCTGAAGGGAAATCAAGGTGAAGTAGACCTCCGCGGCAGAAAAGTCTGGCTGAAGTTCGGCCGTGATCTGCTCTGGCTGTCGGGTGCCATCGAGCAACGGAATCAGCCGCTCATACAACGGGCCATAGAACGCGCGGGCACCACCCTCTTTGAGCAACAACACACCCCTGCCAGGCAGTGTGAGGGCCTCAAACCCAGGCTTCAGCTGAGGTGGTGGTGTCTCGGACAAATTCAAACAACTATCCCAATAGGAAAGTTAGGGAGAACAGAAGCTGCCAGCCTCAAACCACGACAAGCCTCAATAATGATCTGCCTCTGCAGTGATGAACAACACTCTGGGGTTCTACCGAGTCTGAGCTCTTCCAATCAAACAACCTCTTCAAAAAAAGCCCCTGGTCAAACCAGGGGCTTTTTTCGTGATGCTCGCAGAGATAAAGACAATCACTGACGGCAACGACTTGCTCACAATCACGACCACTTGCACAACAAATCAGAGACAGCTCAGGGATCACCCCCCTAAAACCATTACAAGCACTTGCTCCTTAGTGGCAGCAGCGGCCACCAAGGCCAGCGCTGATCAGCAGGATTCACACCAGCCCCAGCCATCATGCTCCCCATCAATGCAGTGATTCTGCATAGGAATAGATCAGGCCAGGGGGAAAGCACCAACCGCGGCACAGAACAGCACCACTCTCTGCGCAAGTGGTGCGTTTGTCTGTATGCATTTACAGCGTGATAATTGTCTTGCTATTTAACTGATTCGAAGTCGCCTGGCATCCAGGTTTTTTCGAACCATGGTTCAAGCGGTCCATAGAGACGAAGGATCGCGTTGTATCCCTTGCCGGGCATGGTCTGCACCCAATTGCCTTCTTGTCCTTCCGGTGCCTTGGGGCCGAAGTAAACGGTCGCAGACCCACCATCATTCAGTTTCACGCCTTTTGAGTTGCTATCCAAACCACCGGCAAACTGATCGGTCTCGAGGATCGAACGAGTCTGATTGTCGTAGACCATGAAGGACCAGAAGTCTTTGGCCGGAATCGGCGCTGGCAACGTCACCTTGTAGGTCATCGCTCCATTCAGAGGCACGCCATTGCCATCAGTGGTTGTCATCGCATAGACCGAACCCTTTCCAACCATTGGCTTGACCATCATCGGGGTGCTGCCCGTGGCGTAGTAGTAAAAGATCAGGCGATCATCTAATACTCGCTCGCCATTGTTGAGAAACTCATGGCTCCCTCCTCCAGCCAGAGGTGAATACCACTGACGCTTCCCCGGGTAGAAGCAAACCTCTTGATTGCGAGGGCTGAATACGACGGTCCGGGCATAGGCATTGGCGATGGTGGACAGGGCTTATAGAAACTGAATATTTACTACTCCCGCCACGAGCGGGGTTTTTTATTGCCTTCTGTCATGGGTCATTCCAACTGTCCAGCTAACGCCTCATCAGCAACACCGTTCTGTGCTTAATGCCTTTGAGCAAAGCCCTTGCTTGATTTGATTGAGTGAGCAGTTGAAGGGATGCCTATCGAGGAGACACAGCAGATTTCTTCCTTCCCATCCAACTGACTATTGGATGATGACGCAACATTCAAGGGTGCCACTCTGTCCGGAGAGTGGCTTTTTATTGCCTGACTGCACCTGTGAGCAACATCACTGCACTGCTTGATGGTGGTCATCACCTCAGCCATTGATTCGAGAGATGGTGTGTTCATCGGGGGAAACACCTCCACCACACCTTCAAATCAATGAGAAACATCGAACCCAATCTCATTAACTTACAGCTATTTCTGATGGTGATACTTACATTGAATATGAATTAATTATTGCTGTAGATTCATGTCCAGCAAATAATCAAACGTCAAAAGTATGAGGATGTAAGTGGAATCGTCTTGACTGTAATTATTACAATGTTAGTTGTCAGATTTTATTCTAATTCATGGAAGCTGTTTAGAATTTCTATGAGCAAATAGTCATCGTTAAAGGCATAGAATCTGCTTCACTGAATTATTGCTATTAGTGGCGTAAACTGGAAAAATGAGTATCATTCAAAGCATATAAAACTGCCTCCGATGACTTTTCCATTACAAGCAGGTGGTACTAGTAATGCCAATGGAGCTGCCATCAGCTTTCTGAGTGATGGTAGCTCCATTGTTACTGGCGATTTCGGCGGAACAGCGACCTTCGGCAACACCACTCTCACCAGTGCTGGTGGTGATGATGTCTTTATTGCCAAGCTCGACGCTAATGGCAACTATGTCTGGGTCAAGCAAGCTGGTGGCACTAGCGGGGACGGTGCAAATGGCATTAGCTCCCTGAGTGATGGCAGCTCCATTGTCACTGGCTATTTCAACGGAACAGCGACCTTTGGCAGCACCACTCTCACCAGTGCTGGTCTTAATGATGTCTTTATTGCCAAGCTCGACGCTAATGGCGAATTTGTCTGGGCCAAGCAAGCTGGTGGCACTAGCGGGGACTACGCAACTGCCATCAGTTCCCTGAGTGATGGCAGCTCTATAGTCACTGGCAATTTCCTGGGAACAGCGTCCTTTGGTAGCACCACTCTCACCAGTGCTGGAATGGATCAGTGGGAATACCATGGTGATGGCTTTATTGCCAAGCTCGACGCTAATGGCAACTACGTCTGGGCCAAGCAAGTTGTTGGTACTAGCGGTGACAACGCAGTTGGTGTCAGCTCCCTGAGTAATGGTAGCTCCATTGTCACTGGCTATTTCCAGGGAACAGCGACCTTTGGCAGCACCACCCTTAGCAGTGCTGGGAATGATGATGATGATGTCTTTATTGCCGCGCTTGATTCCAATGGCAATTGGATCTCTGCGATCGACACCACAAGACCAACGATTGTCATCAGCTCTGATGTCTCATCATTAAAAGCAGGCGAAACTGCGACCCCTACATTCATGCTTTCTGAATCATCAAGCGACTTTGTTGCTTCTGATGTGACGGTCACTGGTGGCACGCTCTCAAGCTTCTCTGGTTCAGGCACGACTTACACAGCAACTTTTACGCCAACAGCAGATAGCACTACAAACGGTGTGATCTCTGTTGCATCAAGCAAATTCTCTGACGCTGCAGGCAATACCAATAACGACGGATCTGATTCAAATAACACTGTCACTCTCACTGTTGATACCGTCAGGCCCACCATTGCCATCAGCTCTGACGCCACATCACTGAAGGCAGGCGAAACAGCAACCATCAGATACCTACTCTCAGAATCCTCCTCCAATTTCGTTCAATCCGACGTCACTGTTTCTGGTGGTGCACTCTCTAACTGGAACGCGGCATCCTCAACCTCCTACTCCTCCACATTTACTGCCTCGAGCAACAGTGCTGCTGACGGTGTGATCTCTGTTGCTAATTCTAAGTTCTCAGATGCTGCAGGTAATTTCAATAACGACGGTTCTGATGCCAATAACACCGTCACCATAGCCAATCTGAATGATGCCCCAACGGGATCGGTGACGATCAGCGGAACAGCAAAGCAAGGAGAAACGTTAACGGCAGCGAATTCGTTGGCTGATGTTGATGGCCTCGGCACGATTGCCTATGGCTGGAAGCGAGCTGGAACTGCAATTAGTGGTGCAACTTCTGCTAATTACACGCTTGTTCAAGCAGATGTTGGTTCAGCGATCAGCGTCACTGCCTCCTACACCGACGGAGCAGGAACAGCTGAAAGTAAGACGTCAAACGCAACATCAGCTGTTGCCAATGTCAATGATCTGCCAACAGGTTCAGTCACCATCAGCGGCA
Above is a window of Synechococcus sp. BIOS-E4-1 DNA encoding:
- a CDS encoding Nif11-like leader peptide family natural product precursor — translated: MSEAQLKAFLQKVNGDANIQEKLKAAKSPEEVVKIAEETGYEFTVDQLSANVLLSEDELKDVAGGYTCGKNGLPPMTGVATMPSGFVDD
- a CDS encoding Nif11-like leader peptide family natural product precursor; translation: MSEEQLKAFLEQVKDNVDLRKKIEAANSIDAIVTIAKQTGFLITAEEVKSVPTFYNALSQQEMEGTTGGGSCGGLFCNSQNYSKEGTSCGGAGGIESCFKTSACY
- a CDS encoding Nif11-like leader peptide family natural product precursor — its product is MSEEQLKAFWNAVQADAGLQKQLRSAGTPDDLIELAKNAGYKVSEADLKQAQIDLSEEELEQGVAGGQAVNTGVGYCCNCGCTMPPQCGRVGIGGFEGEK
- a CDS encoding Nif11-like leader peptide family natural product precursor, with translation MSNEQLRSFLSKAKTDASLHSKLQGAKSTEEVIGIAKECGHDFSADSIDRTELSDQDLEGVSGGTISVLVKGREECGGFNPNKLK
- a CDS encoding SagB family peptide dehydrogenase — encoded protein: MTLLLKLKQGVERQRDGADLLLLDRGFRCLRCSHESESLQDLLEWLGAGGGVLGELMQESSLDQFIQILQLEQRGWISLSVFANQMPVLILEPSCAQLKRQHPPADLFRMMWSKHLQITPTRHGLQLEVPLRGSRLLLQDRRLTSLIWDLAAPLPSQDWTACLPNDLLQHSDDLLELLFTAGVVGVVDDDGQLSCDRDADSQRWSREDLAFHHRSRQGWHQELIGATFPGETVEPAPPLQADMPLADRIDLPRPDVDEPDPGFFNVLERRDSIRQPGQEPITIEQLGRLLWASLRIRRSTQAYAQTPKAYETGSRPVACGGALQEIDAFLTIRRCKGVEPGLYRYDSLAHQLLRLDRLNTVCEQLLQLACRSSGSSEKPDMLVHLAARYGRVSWKYEGIPYALILKHAGVIMQQLYLVATALDLAPCGLGAGDSELFARATKMNPYSVPAVAEFMLSGR
- a CDS encoding TOMM precursor leader peptide-binding protein — its product is MNLSETPPPQLKPGFEALTLPGRGVLLLKEGGARAFYGPLYERLIPLLDGTRQPEQITAELQPDFSAAEVYFTLISLQAKGYLCEGISTLTSAEAAFWSELGVDPEQAVRLIRASKVALHLLGSGWDEAVTQVLKQALADTGLQVIPDHSDADLVVVVSDHYLNSDLDHLNTQFHKTGRRWLLMRPRGRELWLGPSFDPEHPGCQACLSRLLRRQSSVERFASSLRKDSDRLTPPPSIAPGAVALMARLAALEVGRILAAASPATAGQVISFDLATYNSRSHALVVDPCCDVCGEPSNPHFQPVHLQSCEVRFQEDGGHRHVSPAETLARFDSLISPITGIVSELRPVDSPLISAHVVVAGRNSAQQIETLDDLRRNLRSCAAGKGATELQARASALGEALERYSGENHPGIVRERGSYHAMRERYGDAVIHPNTVMRLSERQFAQRERLNALGSRFNRVTEPLDPDLDVDWTPIWSLSQERRCYLPSQLLVMGRHDSDEPWIAMGCSNGNAAGNTLEEAVLQGLLEVVERDSIAIWWYNRLQRPGIDLIESGDRWIMDLIEEYRSNGREVWALDITADLGISCVVALSRLVEGETERILFGFGCHVDPRMAVQRSLAEMNQMLGIADADLDSADDALGDGETLQWLKTATLANQRYLQPDPDQPLRRPDQLRDHHSGDLLLDIQHCCRCLEAKGLEVLVLNQTRPLVGLPVVKVVVPGLRHFWARFAPGRLYDVPVQLGLLDRPLREEELNPMPMFI
- a CDS encoding DUF1214 domain-containing protein — its product is MTTTDGNGVPLNGAMTYKVTLPAPIPAKDFWSFMVYDNQTRSILETDQFAGGLDSNSKGVKLNDGGSATVYFGPKAPEGQEGNWVQTMPGKGYNAILRLYGPLEPWFEKTWMPGDFESVK
- a CDS encoding Ig-like domain-containing protein, giving the protein MTFPLQAGGTSNANGAAISFLSDGSSIVTGDFGGTATFGNTTLTSAGGDDVFIAKLDANGNYVWVKQAGGTSGDGANGISSLSDGSSIVTGYFNGTATFGSTTLTSAGLNDVFIAKLDANGEFVWAKQAGGTSGDYATAISSLSDGSSIVTGNFLGTASFGSTTLTSAGMDQWEYHGDGFIAKLDANGNYVWAKQVVGTSGDNAVGVSSLSNGSSIVTGYFQGTATFGSTTLSSAGNDDDDVFIAALDSNGNWISAIDTTRPTIVISSDVSSLKAGETATPTFMLSESSSDFVASDVTVTGGTLSSFSGSGTTYTATFTPTADSTTNGVISVASSKFSDAAGNTNNDGSDSNNTVTLTVDTVRPTIAISSDATSLKAGETATIRYLLSESSSNFVQSDVTVSGGALSNWNAASSTSYSSTFTASSNSAADGVISVANSKFSDAAGNFNNDGSDANNTVTIANLNDAPTGSVTISGTAKQGETLTAANSLADVDGLGTIAYGWKRAGTAISGATSANYTLVQADVGSAISVTASYTDGAGTAESKTSNATSAVANVNDLPTGSVTISGTPTQG